One Etheostoma spectabile isolate EspeVRDwgs_2016 chromosome 12, UIUC_Espe_1.0, whole genome shotgun sequence genomic window carries:
- the LOC116699108 gene encoding cyclic AMP-responsive element-binding protein 3-like protein 3-A isoform X1, which produces MTLNTDEVHGGMDLFDYLLRNTDETTGCHSNQSWTITIHETLSTQGSAADDFLDSLLGGSVSSSAPASPLWSPCTTDSGINEDTPSDPKDSFHPAFCTAFPAFDTQSFPLPPVPENKPPPNEKTSDVSIDLGWESDVLQEQLGIAHYLTTNHTPPLSSSKALTVKDLLLSSPGQTAQRFPQHSLQELVLNEDEKKLLAKEGVNLPSKLPLSKFEERVLKKIQRKIRNKRSAQESRKKKREYVHNLEGRMSACRAYNLKLQGRVQQLEETNNDLLEQLSRLQGLLPNTSGKTTHRGTCIMVLLLSFSLLISSNLQPDPYSQPSQEEYTQTKVPSRTLQSMDEGRDAAPLPLFSVSRGFEALCRLMDRSPCSRFPIVSAPQAPGQSLISSGPPEGKT; this is translated from the exons ATGACTCTGAATACAGACGAG GTGCATGGTGGGATGGATCTCTTTGACTACCTGCTCAGGAACACAGATGAAACCACCGGTTGCCACAGCAACCAATCATGGACTATCACAATTCATGAA ACCCTGAGCACCCAGGGAAGTGCTGCCGATGACTTCCTGGACTCCCTGCTGGGGGGGAGCGTCTCCTCCTCGGCTCCAGCGTCCCCCCTGTGGTCACCCTGCACCaccgacagcggcatcaacgagGACACCCCGTCAGATCCCAAAGACAGCTTTCACCCAGCCTTCTGCACAGCCTTTCCAGCCTTTGATACGCAGTCTTTCCCTCTGCCTCCAGTTCCGGAGAACAAGCCACCACCAAATGAAAAGACGTCTGACGTTTCCATTGATCTAG GCTGGGAGTCCGACGTCCTCCAGGAGCAGCTGGGCATCGCACACTACCTCACCACGAACCACACCCCCCCTCTGTCGTCCAGTAAGGCTCTCACGGTGAAAGACCTGCTGCTTTCCAGTCCGGGACAGACA GCGCAGCGATTCCCCCAGCATTCCTTGCAAGAGCTTGTCCTTAATGAGGATGAGAAGAAGCTCCTGGCTAAAGAAGGGGTGAATTTACCCAGCAAACTGCCCCTGTCcaag TTTGAAGAGAGGGTTTTGAAGAAGATCCAGCGGAAAATCCGCAACAAGCGCTCAGCTCAAGAAAGtcggaagaagaagagggaatATGTTCATAATCTGGAGGGAAG GATGTCTGCATGCCGTGCTTACAACCTCAAGCTGCAGGGAAGGGTCCAGCAGCTGGAGGAGACCAACAA TGATCTGCTGGAGCAGCTAAGCCGGCTACAGGGTCTCCTTCCTAACACCTCCggcaaaacaacacacagaggGACCTGCATCATG GTTTtgctcctctccttctccctgCTCATATCCTCAAATCTTCAGCCAGACCCCTACAGCCAACCCAGCCAGGAAGAGTACACACAGACCAAAG tgccGTCCCGCACCTTGCAATCCATGGATGAAGGGCGAGAcgctgctcctcttcctctcttctccgTCTCCAGGGGCTTTGAGGCCCTGTGCCGGCTGATGGACAGGTCTCCCTGCAGCAGATTTCCAATTGTCTCAGCACCACAGGCACCGGGACAATCGCTGATCTCCTCGGGACCCCCAGAAGGAAAGACTTAG
- the LOC116699108 gene encoding cyclic AMP-responsive element-binding protein 3-like protein 3-A isoform X2 — MTLNTDETLSTQGSAADDFLDSLLGGSVSSSAPASPLWSPCTTDSGINEDTPSDPKDSFHPAFCTAFPAFDTQSFPLPPVPENKPPPNEKTSDVSIDLGWESDVLQEQLGIAHYLTTNHTPPLSSSKALTVKDLLLSSPGQTAQRFPQHSLQELVLNEDEKKLLAKEGVNLPSKLPLSKFEERVLKKIQRKIRNKRSAQESRKKKREYVHNLEGRMSACRAYNLKLQGRVQQLEETNNDLLEQLSRLQGLLPNTSGKTTHRGTCIMVLLLSFSLLISSNLQPDPYSQPSQEEYTQTKVPSRTLQSMDEGRDAAPLPLFSVSRGFEALCRLMDRSPCSRFPIVSAPQAPGQSLISSGPPEGKT; from the exons ATGACTCTGAATACAGACGAG ACCCTGAGCACCCAGGGAAGTGCTGCCGATGACTTCCTGGACTCCCTGCTGGGGGGGAGCGTCTCCTCCTCGGCTCCAGCGTCCCCCCTGTGGTCACCCTGCACCaccgacagcggcatcaacgagGACACCCCGTCAGATCCCAAAGACAGCTTTCACCCAGCCTTCTGCACAGCCTTTCCAGCCTTTGATACGCAGTCTTTCCCTCTGCCTCCAGTTCCGGAGAACAAGCCACCACCAAATGAAAAGACGTCTGACGTTTCCATTGATCTAG GCTGGGAGTCCGACGTCCTCCAGGAGCAGCTGGGCATCGCACACTACCTCACCACGAACCACACCCCCCCTCTGTCGTCCAGTAAGGCTCTCACGGTGAAAGACCTGCTGCTTTCCAGTCCGGGACAGACA GCGCAGCGATTCCCCCAGCATTCCTTGCAAGAGCTTGTCCTTAATGAGGATGAGAAGAAGCTCCTGGCTAAAGAAGGGGTGAATTTACCCAGCAAACTGCCCCTGTCcaag TTTGAAGAGAGGGTTTTGAAGAAGATCCAGCGGAAAATCCGCAACAAGCGCTCAGCTCAAGAAAGtcggaagaagaagagggaatATGTTCATAATCTGGAGGGAAG GATGTCTGCATGCCGTGCTTACAACCTCAAGCTGCAGGGAAGGGTCCAGCAGCTGGAGGAGACCAACAA TGATCTGCTGGAGCAGCTAAGCCGGCTACAGGGTCTCCTTCCTAACACCTCCggcaaaacaacacacagaggGACCTGCATCATG GTTTtgctcctctccttctccctgCTCATATCCTCAAATCTTCAGCCAGACCCCTACAGCCAACCCAGCCAGGAAGAGTACACACAGACCAAAG tgccGTCCCGCACCTTGCAATCCATGGATGAAGGGCGAGAcgctgctcctcttcctctcttctccgTCTCCAGGGGCTTTGAGGCCCTGTGCCGGCTGATGGACAGGTCTCCCTGCAGCAGATTTCCAATTGTCTCAGCACCACAGGCACCGGGACAATCGCTGATCTCCTCGGGACCCCCAGAAGGAAAGACTTAG
- the LOC116699494 gene encoding relaxin-3 receptor 1: MQSNSSAPGPLGALNVCGGEEDDISGVVSLTGAASNLAALNLSLNCWLLILSKESSLDLHADGANLAVRVVIALVYLVVCVLGLVGNLLALFLLHSRHRSNHHSSINCFVMSLALTDLQFVLTLPFWAVDTLLDFRWPFGRVMCKIVSSVTTLNMYASVFFLTAMSVTRYHSLVTSLKMGSPSIATARAKWASLTIWVVSLVVTLPHAFYSTTVQVSTDDELCLVRFSDSDSSHWDPQVLLGLYQTQKVLLGFVVPLIVISVCYLLLLKFILRRRIVGSVVNASVPERSESERGRLRRRSKVTRSVTIVVLSFFICWLPNQALTLWGVLIKFDLVPFSKAFYNAQAYAFPLTVCLAHANSCLNPVLYCLIRKEYRAGLKELLLRVSHSVQNVLTQGLRERRVADAPPSLVMMHKDRNM; the protein is encoded by the exons ATGCAGAGCAACAGCAGCGCCCCTGGGCCCCTGGGGGCCCTGAACGTGTGCGGGGGAGAAGAGGACGACATCTCCGGAGTGGTCAGCCTCACGGGAGCAGCCTCTAACCTCGCAGCTCTGAACCTGTCACTCAACTGCTGGCTCctcatcctctccaaggagtcCTCGCTGGACCTGCACGCAGACGGCGCAAACCTGGCA GTACGCGTTGTCATTGCCCTGGTCTACCTGGTGGTGTGTGTTCTGGGGCTAGTCGGTAACCTGCTGGCCCTCTTCCTGCTCCACTCGCGCCACCGGAGCAATCACCACTCCTCCATCAACTGCTTCGTCATGAGCCTGGCCCTGACAGACCTCCAGTTTGTCCTCACCTTGCCCTTCTGGGCCGTGGACACGTTGCTGGACTTCCGCTGGCCATTCGGCCGGGTCATGTGCAAGATCGTCAGCTCGGTGACCACGCTGAACATGTACGCCAGCGTCTTCTTCCTCACCGCCATGAGCGTGACCCGCTACCACTCCCTAGTCACCTCTCTGAAGATGGGCAGCCCTAGCATTGCCACAGCTCGTGCCAAATGGGCCAGTTTAACCATTTGGGTGGTGTCACTGGTGGTGACGCTGCCTCATGCTTTCTACTCCACCACAGTCCAG GTGTCTACAGATGACGAGCTGTGCTTGGTGCGCTTCTCAGACTCTGATTCAAGCCACTGGGATCCTCAGGTCCTGCTCGGACTCTATCAAACACAAAAAGTCCTCCTGGGATTTGTAGTTCCCTTGATTGTCATCTCCGTGTGCTACCTCCTGCTCCTGAAGTTCATCCTGAGACGGCGCATCGTAGGCAGCGTGGTCAACGCGAGTGTCCCGGAGAGGTCCGAGTCTGAGAGAGGACGCCTCCGCCGCCGCTCCAAAGTCACCCGTTCTGTCACCATCGTGGTCCTGTCCTTCTTCATCTGCTGGCTACCCAACCAGGCTCTTACCCTGTGGGGGGTGCTGatcaaatttgacttggtgcCCTTTAGTAAAGCCTTCTACAACGCCCAGGCCTACGCCTTCCCCCTGACTGTGTGCTTAGCTCACGCTAACAGCTGTCTCAACCCGGTGCTCTACTGCCTGATCCGAAAAGAGTACAGAGCTGGACTGAAGGAGCTCCTCCTCCGAGTGTCTCACTCCGTCCAAAATGTCCTCACTCAGggtctgagagagagaagggtgGCAGACGCACCACCCAGCCTGGTTATGAtgcacaaagacagaaatatgTGA